A genomic segment from Chloroflexota bacterium encodes:
- a CDS encoding methyltransferase domain-containing protein, protein MARDIYTRLNEIDDTALRTIAQMLERRGNHPQQVAIRTAYLDALGDLSGLRVLEVGCGTGVITRDLARRVGAHGSVVGSDPSHGMIAVARELAVADGLPELRFEVQDATALPYADAAFDLVCVITVLSHVPARERLLREVVRVTRPGGRVLVVDGDFAANQIAHPDRALTTAIVDAWRASVVDDPQVTRRLGPLLTAAGLQPKAFNGHVHLEAGHADDATSFILPWAPFAAQQAVQAGAVTESEASGWVAGVLALNEQGLLFGSVNFVSAICDRP, encoded by the coding sequence GTGGCACGCGATATCTACACGCGCCTGAACGAGATCGACGATACGGCGCTCCGCACCATCGCCCAGATGCTGGAACGGCGCGGCAATCATCCGCAGCAGGTCGCGATTCGCACCGCCTATCTGGACGCCCTCGGCGACCTGTCTGGGCTTCGGGTGCTGGAGGTCGGTTGTGGGACCGGCGTCATCACCCGCGACCTCGCCCGTCGGGTCGGAGCGCACGGCTCGGTGGTGGGGTCGGACCCGTCGCACGGGATGATCGCCGTGGCCCGTGAGCTCGCCGTCGCTGATGGGCTGCCGGAATTGCGGTTCGAGGTGCAGGATGCCACGGCGCTGCCGTACGCCGACGCCGCCTTTGACCTCGTCTGCGTCATCACCGTGCTCTCGCACGTCCCGGCCCGCGAACGGCTGCTGCGGGAGGTGGTCCGGGTGACCCGCCCCGGCGGCCGCGTGCTGGTCGTCGATGGCGATTTCGCGGCCAACCAGATCGCCCATCCCGACCGCGCGCTGACGACGGCCATCGTGGATGCCTGGCGGGCGAGCGTGGTGGACGATCCGCAGGTGACGCGACGGCTCGGGCCGCTGCTGACGGCGGCCGGCCTGCAGCCGAAGGCGTTCAACGGCCACGTCCACCTTGAGGCCGGCCACGCGGACGACGCCACGTCGTTCATCCTGCCCTGGGCGCCATTCGCCGCCCAGCAAGCGGTGCAGGCCGGCGCGGTGACCGAGTCCGAGGCCAGTGGGTGGGTCGCCGGCGTCCTGGCTCTCAACGAGCAGGGACTGCTGTTCGGCTCGGTGAACTTCGTCAGCGCGATCTGCGACCGCCCGTGA